Part of the Mya arenaria isolate MELC-2E11 chromosome 8, ASM2691426v1 genome, ATAAAAAGGGGATAAGGAGCAGCTTAATATTATTACGATATGCGAAATGCAAGAATAATTTTTAGTACATTAGATcttaactttcaaataaatcataaattagCCATAACAGAATTAATAATAATCAGTAAAAAGTACATTTTGGACATGAATAGCATTTTAACTCAACTATGAAAGAAATTAACCAACACAAATTGACCTCTTCCTATACCACTGCAtgcacttagaaccttttcgcactAATTTCCGTGAtgactttaaaaagaaaattagtgCGAAAAAGTTCTATGTGATGTTGGAATGTGTATAAAAAGGCAAaacatctaaaaaaaatataaaccttaaatcaactattttcactatttttataagaaaaatgaattatatcaattttgtccaaaatataaaataatgtatcagATAGAACTCTCCGTTATACAAAAAATTCTTAGTGCGAAAAAGTTCTAAGTGCTGTGTTGCACATAGAACTCTTTcgcattaaatatttattcatatttcagTTAGAACTTTTGGACAACTTTTCATTTCATACCTTTAATGGCTATATAATGCTACATTTTTTTACAGTAGATGTATTTagatattattataacaaatataacaaaacaatgatatttggtcaaaatgtcagttagaaccttttcgctttcacccctcgaactGGGGAGTGGTTGGGTATATACACCACTGAGATAGGTCAAACCACACCATTCCACCAACAGATAGTCCAGCCAAGGAGGAACGTGGCGTCGGGAGACCCGCAGtttatatgagaaatatgcgTTTTCCTTATGTTTTGTCTTACTTATGTGTTTTTTCACTGTATCTTATATACGGCACATATgctaattattttattaatgtgtATGAAATTAATGTTAGGGGTTGAATGTCACCtttgttcaaacatattttattgagcaaaatttatcaacattgtaatacaaatacataatcaaatttcaggatTGGGAGggtagaaataaactaatagagTTCCTTCCctgttatgataaattacaattagCATTTGAGGCGGATGCTAGTGATgaagttataattatattaatatacaagctcatattaaataatgtttaaatttaggTAATTGAATGAGAGACTTTAAATGCAATAACctttattaaagaaaaacaactttattctaaattaatcaactgtattgaaaaataaaaaaaataatatagtatGAGAAAAGAacgaagaagaaaaagaaagagaGGCAAAGTAAAATATGTGTGAGTGTTGGGGGTTTGAGTCGATCACCGGCTTTCAAatctttttgacaaataattttGCTATTTTACTCTTCAGTCAGTGTGTCATCACCATATAGTAAGGAACGGAAGGTAACCTCAGTTAGAGATTGAAcagtattaaacatgttttgccTTTGTTCAGTTAAGAGGGCACAAATAAAGAGATAGTGGTATGTAGTCTCCTTTCTACCACACCTACAAAATGGTGAGGgaacaatatttgttaacatagAGATGTTGATTCAGGGAACTACAATCGACTGCCACCTTCAGAAACGATATTAAAAGGATGAGCGCAATAAGCGGGAAACATACAATAGAGCGAGTCAATAATGGGCGGTTTTACAAGAGGAAGGGCGGAGTTCGGAATGGGTGGGAGTCTGAGACTCTCTCTCTGTTCCGTTTGCTTTCAGACAAATTCTTAGTAACTTGGTTTCTGACCAATTCTGGAactttattgtatttttcacACTAAGATGCGCCTTTAAATGTACTACCTCTTTACTTGTTCAGCAACCAAAAGTCTGACCTGTGAAACGTTAACATTTGACTACAATCTGGTCACTACCTCGTGCGGAATGGCGGAGCTACGACAAGGTAAACgtttgaatgtatttgtttcagTAGCAATCATTCGTCATGTGTTTCCTTTGACCAAATTGATATTGGTTAACGGTACTTCAAGGCCagttaatattgatttatttttatcttgttttgtataaataactCCTGAGCTCTTttaacatgatgatgatgattatgatgatgatgatgaaacgTCTTCTATCCACTTCCGGTACCCAGTCGACTGTCCCCGCGCGGAGCGTTTTCACAGTCAGGATTTGAGCCGCTACTTCTGGTGATTCCTCTGCATCACTCCCGCGGCCAACGTGGGCTGTGACTTCGGCTTCTTTGATCTCCAAATACGGGACAACAGAGAGGGTCAGTtatagttatagcaatatgGAAACTACTTGATGAAAgatcaataataaaaatgtcGCAATACGGTTTTAGGCCCAAAGTGGGACTGTCAAATTCGCACTCTGAAAATAActattgaaatacaacaattaaCCAAAAGTAGAACTACAGCTGGGCTTGAACAAAGAAGAAGTTCAAactaacaaattgaaaattgtcaGATTAGTCTCCATGCTACAAAAAACTTTGGTAAGCGCTTTCAATTGTTTAGATGTTGAATTTTAGTTACATTACTTTCAGGAATGGCCGGAGAGATCAACCTGAACGGACTCCCATGGGACAAAATATCTGCTGACCTAAAACTCATCCAGGGGACGACCTTTGATGACCCCTTATTCGTTACGCATGATTGGGAACGGGTAGGTTTATTTTGCAATCTTACAAATCACAGTAACACAATAATACTCACTTTTCAGTCAGACGCGCATCAGAGATACCAATAAGCGTATAGgtcaatatattgtaataaccGAATAAAAATACTAGCatgttaataatttaatatacacattaaaccTGAATGATTgataaaactgtataaaatattgactAATCCTCTGAATGATATCTTTGTTGGCTGTCTGCGAAGTGGGCTACATATCCTAATACAAACGGCACATATATCGACATGCATATAGCACCAACACAACAGTAGTTTTTCATTCTAGCGTAAATATTgcacttaaaattgaaatttaagtaTCCAAAATGTAAGTTTTAGAAAGAGTTCTAGTCAAGACGTGAAAAgcttaaattaaacataattttctgtttcaaaGTAAAAGAGTGGGCCCATTTACTGTCAAGCACTATGTTTTGTACAGTAGACAATCAAGTTGTTGGTTCTGGTGCGCATCCAGAGTTCTGTACGCTTTGTACTGGCGAACCATGTTTATCACAGCAGACCGCATTGTTTTTCATTACATTGCGAACCAATCTAAGATTTGGACTCCCCGATAATTGTTCAGCATCTAATGTTGTGAAAGTTGTAAGGATCGAGGATGCACTACAACATATTTGAACCTAGTCGACATCCTGGTCACTGTATCCATACAGTGCCTTCACTACTACATTCTTAATGCTATTCTCATCGTTCAGTCTTTTGATGGGACTGTAAACATAACTGGCAAATGTATTTAATGGAATCACTAAGGCGTGCTTAAGGATAAGGATactaattatattgaatacgaACCCATGACACTGAAAATTGAAACTACAATTTTGGGAATAACCAAATGGGAGATTTCTATGTTTTGATGGTCCTAGATTGTGCATGCATATATCTAAGATTATTCTTTATCTAGAATAATGCACGTCTgtttaattgtagttttttgtattttgtattattgtgatacaAACAAAGTCATCAAGGTTGTACATGTGTTCCTAATCCATTTTGACTGATGGTTGAAGGTAAAAAAGGTGAAAATAGTGTTATAttaatgatcaattataattgaaaattgattgaTTTAGTCAATTTCACCCTTTTGTTGGAAATaactgaaaatatgtttaaaagcaGTTGTTGAACTTTTTTGGGTTTAAATCCAGGCCGCAGTCAGGCTTATGCAAATTGAATACTTCCTTTTAAATATTTCCTGCGCTAGATGAATGGAAACAGTATAACAGACATTGTAGATGTATAATACAAGTCAGATCATGCATATATAAGACAtatatttggtaataaaataaTGCAGCCAATATGCAGATCGTTGATTGATCACTGATCAGTTTTAATAGATGTTATGATTCCCAACACTGCAGTTATAAgaatttatatgtacatgttggCTTTACAGCTGAGGTGGACGCTCTTCCCCATCAGACAATGctgttcccccccccccaatagcCTCTACCCAGAACATCGGGGCTCTCTCCCGCCTCTCTCCCCAGCCATCAACATCTAGACAGAGTAGAATCACCGACTTTGTACAGCAGGTGAGCAATCTTGTTTGATTAAGACAATCCCTCAACTTACTAGAACCTGTTACTCCATCAGTAAGTGCTGTTTTGGTGATAAAATTGAACGGttaaagttgtttattttccCATTGCCCACCTCCATCTCTGTTCGCCTGTCATCTGTCTGCCAACAATTACTTCAAAAGACATCCCCTCTTAAACTGCCAGGCAAATTTAGATgaaacttcatgggatgttCCTTTGATAGTgccttttcaaaattgtttaaattccATGAATTCCATTTAGAACTCttattgccatggcaaccaaaaggaaaaatcttgacaaaaacCATGAGGCCTGTAGCTTAGATAGTTGGTGTGTTAATTGTCTAGTGGtcttgttcaaattatgcccctggggtcaaaattagTCACATCCCtgagtaattttttttttatcatactcATTTTGGGAaatctttttgtttaaaacaactaGGGCCACACCCTTGACATATTGAATGTTGCATCATACAGTGGTCTTCCACCAAGaggtatattttgtttatgttcactttttagaaaataatgtttatttttagatcataattaagtgttcagttcatgtttaaatgttttgttgcttGTCTTTGATAAGTAACCCTTCAATTTTACAGACAGAAGgcgaaaatacaaacataaccTCCACTGCAGCTGAAATAACAGTAAAAAGGCTAGTACAACCTTTGATTTCAATATGTCCAGCTcctatatcatacatgtatcttgtaATCTTTTAAAACCTAGTTTATGTAAAACAGTCAGCACCAATtagcattttctttatttcattatcttGGCTATGTTGTTGGGGCTCTTCAATATAAATTGTATTGATGTcatatttgatgttatataaTTGATCTTACTCATTCATATTAAATGTCCTCATTGTAGGTCcctataaattaattttaattgctagattttcagcCCTGCTCTTGTTTTCTCCGacccttaaattttattgactcaaataaaaatgttgattaaaatgtgttaattcatacatatagtgtataacattcacatgtaaaaaatgGAGAATTGTTACAGTTGTGTTCATGGTTTGTCTAGAAAAACATGCATGTGGTCTGTTATGCAAtgagaaagagcatgaacacgtCGTATTcaacagtgaaaaataaaaattaaaattaataaaaaaatgccccCCAGCCCTAGTGAATTaaaaattggatgaaaatcttTCATTTAATTAGAATTGGCCTTATTCTATAAACTGAAATTAAATACACTCCATTGAATCTTTAAGAAATACTTCATATCGGTACTATAGTAACACTTTTCCACACTATGTTTTaagtatcatattatattattaataaggttttgctaaagagttatggaagggtgctacACCCTGCCGTTTTGGGTACGTGTAacacccttctgcccttatggagaccagcatgtgcacccttctgcaaTCATAGAATTCAATAATgaagactgtcaaatatttctgttgttttgattaaatcttgatatgattataaatacttaCAAAATTAACATCTTCGGCAGTTGACACCAAATATTACCTCACTTTTACACCATTCCTTtctttttgatataaaatgtccCAATTCTTTATAGCATGTCTAAATGCGCCCTTTTTTCTACCTTACCACCCTGTTTTTTAAAACCTTACTAAAGACCTATCAATTAACTTAAACTGTTTGTGTACGCATGAGCGTATTGCctaaagcatttaaaaacaactttacacttaaagctgcactctcacagatttaactttttttatttcttgtgttggaaagggcaaatttttgtgtaaatatctgcaaacaaatgattgctgataaaagatcagatcgtagatattcacatttccgtttgaaaagtaatgttttatggcgtaaatctttactaacggtttaaaaaaaatgcataaaaaatcagtattgaacttaaatataaaaatctgcggtcttatattttgtcagcagttgtatataactggtttccatgcatattcgcaaaaattggcttgttcccagacaaaaaataaaaaaaagttgtcaaaacgttcaatctgtgagagtgcagctttaaaacattatacaaatcACCCAAGTAAGGCACTTTCAAACTGGACTGTCCCCAATTAGaagttttttaacttaaaaaagatAGAAAAATATACTGAAACTATCTATTGAGATTCTTTTATTCTGCCACTGTGGGTgagttgtatgttttaaatggaaGATGTCAATTCTCCGGTTTTCATAATGGATTCATCAACTCATCAATCTAACCACTGTAAATATCGTGTAGCCCAAAGAAGAAGGTTGTGCGAAAACCTCGTCAGAAGTCTCGCTACCTGATACCAACGACAACAgtgaagaaatatttcaaccaTTTTGCCGGCATGCGTGTGGCCAAGGACGCTATTAAGGAGGTCATGAAAGTGTATGTGAtagtttatatcatattttctgAGTTTGATTGTAAAGAGAGCTGTAACTGATTATGAATAAATCTTAAATCTATTTCTTGAATAGGCaccagtatatttttttctgaaggaCTAGAAAAATTGATTATGGAGATAATAGGTCATGCCAACCCTATCGAAGAACACAATCAGTTTTGTTTCAGGTCAATTTCTTATGACGGATTTAGTCTAGTCTTTCTTTTTGTTATCATAGAGTCTTTCGAAATTTGTATGCCTTTTTGTCATATCAGTATATAAGCTCTATTGATttcgaggtcaaggtcatggtgaggtcaaggtcatggtgagcTTGACTAGAAAAAATATGAGCTCTCTCAACAGGCATCACATCTGATTTACTGAATTCTAGTATATCACTTAAAAACATTACCATTATAAAGGCTTTGGACCGTTTAACATTGTGAAAAAAGTTGGAAATGAGTTCAACAACATCAACtggttttaaaatgattgtaataTTCGTTTTCAAAAGATATTAGCGATAATTAAACTACAAAATATCTTATTGGTGATAGTTAAGCTACTTAATATTAATTAAGATGCATTTCATCTCAaaagcatatacatgtgtatttgtaaTTGCATTGCTTGTGTTTCATTGTCAAGGTCTGAGACGTACTGGGATAACTTGTGTGCGGACTTGGAGGCATACGCCAGACATGCTGGCAGGAAACGCATACAGATGGCCGACTTTGAACTGCTCTTTAAGAGGTACACATAGATtgataacatattcttcaaacactacacttactttttaaagctgaaattttcGTCCAACACTGTGGACATCATCAGAGCAACTGGCCTGACTATCGCTCACTCGCAGCTCTGACACTCGGGACTTCCCGCCGAATTTCCGTAATCCGGCGAAAAGTGGGTTGTAAATCCCAGAAAGGAAGGCCCCCTCGTCCATGTTCATAACTGCCCCCTCAGTTTTGATGCAGATAGCCTCCTTCGTTTTTCGCACTCTCCAGTCTGATTCTCTCTCTATTACGCGTGCCCCCTCCCAGTCtatttcatgattatttatGTTCTGGTGATCTGTGATTGCACTTTTTTCTATTGTCGATTCTGATTGTTTTCTAGTTGATCTAGTAAATGCCTTATTTGAGTTTCTTTCACAatcttttttgtgttcattcAGTCTTATTCCAAATTTTCGCCCCGATTCTCCCACGTAGACTTTATCACAATTTTTACAAggtattttgtaaattacttCTGCTTTCTCTGTTGTTTCCTGTTTGTCCTTGGGGTGCACTAAGATGTTACGTAGTGTCTGATGTGGGCGCATGGCCGTGGCGACTCGATGTTTATTAAACACCCGGCTCACTGCTTCAGATAGCCCTTTCACATACGGAATAACCACCATCCCTTTAGATTTATTGTCTCTATCTgtatgtttcacttttttcttgtccttgttttcattttttcttttcaaaatctCGGTCTTAACCCTCTTTATTGTCCAATCAGGGTACCCACACTGGCCTAAAGCTTGTTTTACATGTTCTTCCTCTTTATCTCTATCTTCAGTTTCGGTGACGAGGTTGTAGCACCTGTCTAATAGAGTTCTGACCACGCTCAGCTTGTGCTGTAATGGGTGGTGGGATGAAAAATTCAGGTATTGGTCCGTGTGGGTTTTCTTTCTATATACTAGCAGTTTGATACTACCATCTTCCTTCCTGGTGATGAGAGTATCCAAGAATGGAATGGCCCCGTTGCTTTCTTCTTCGTGGGTGAACTTGATGTTATTGGTAACGTCTACAGTGTTGAGGTGGTCAGTGAGGTTCTGAAGTTGTCCTCTCTGAATCTTCTCTAATATGTCATCTACGTAGCGTTTCCACAAGGTTGGTTTACATGTCACCGGAGCAGTTGCAATGGCTTCTCTTTCCAAAAACTCCATATACAGGTTAGCCACTATCGGAGATACTGGACTTCCCATAGCGGTGCCAAACTTTTGTTGGTATATGTCACCTCTGAACTGAAAGTATGTTGT contains:
- the LOC128244307 gene encoding centromere protein T-like, which encodes MVEGGRSSPSDNAVPPPPIASTQNIGALSRLSPQPSTSRQSRITDFVQQTEGENTNITSTAAEITVKSPKKKVVRKPRQKSRYLIPTTTVKKYFNHFAGMRVAKDAIKEVMKVSETYWDNLCADLEAYARHAGRKRIQMADFELLFKRQGYVTEKTSLNSLIRRYLPWEEADKLIPVIGADSKIYPKL